The Astyanax mexicanus isolate ESR-SI-001 chromosome 21, AstMex3_surface, whole genome shotgun sequence genome contains the following window.
agaaatcaagACATTCACAAAATTTGGAAAAAAGCTTAAAGGGTATTaatacatttgcaagccactgtaatgcttacattttactcttttaaaactttataataagaTATTATTACCACCACTTaattttgtgtacattttacagCTAATAGCAGTTATCTTCAtgtgttaaataatattttagtGCTATCCAGTGGCTACCTAAACATTACCGAGGTATTTTGCTTATTCTGTTCAGTTCCAGAGTCCATATTCCTTCTCGCCTCCATTTCGGTTTGGTACAGTCCCAAATGGCAGCACAGAAAGGAACATCAGGAAGAACTACCCAGACATGCACCAGTATATGGTCAAGTACCACCAGACTGGAGTCCAGGATGCACTGGTCAGCCTAAAGACTGGGTAAGCTGGCATCagttatatttgtatttaatataacAAGTTAACAGTTTTCAACTGTTGCAGTGACTGCTGTCCTGATTTGTCAAGTGACCTAATATTGGTTTCTGCAGCAAACTTGACGCATTCATATACGATGCAGCCGTCTTAAACTACATGGCAGGGCGAGATGACGGCTGTAAACTGGTGACTATTGGGAGTGGCTACATCTTTGCCACTACTGGTTATGGCATTGCCCTTCAAAAAGGATCCTACTGGAAGCGCCTGGTAGATCTTGCCATCCTTGGGATAATTGGCGACGGTAAGATCACTGTCTTACATTTCTGTCTCTGTAACTATCCCAAATATCAAATGTAGCTCACAGATGGCTACATTTGCTTTAGAATGTTGAGAACGCTGCCTCTGTGTGCATTATTCTTTCCCACATCTGTCAGCCTTTTAAGGCTCAGCGTGGATGTGATAATCAGTGCCTTTCTGCTTGCGAGCTTATCCAAGGATTTATATGCTTGTTTTTCTGGACTAGGTGAGATGGAGGAGCTGGAGGCTCAGTGGCTGACGGGTATCTGCCATAATGAGAAAAATGAAGTGATGAGCAGTCAGCTGGATGTGGACAACATGGCTGGCGTGTTCTACATGTTAGCGGCTGCCATGGCACTGTCACTAATCACCTTTGCCTGGGAGCACCTTTTCTACTGGCGACTCCGTTACTGCTTCACTGGTCTGTGCTCTGGAAGACCTGGACTTCTTTTCACCATAAGCAGGGTGAGGAACACAGGCCTAGACAGAACAACACAGCACAGGTTGAATATTCACAATTACAATTtctttttctgcttgtttttgtATTGGCAGTCATGCTCTGTACCTCTGTTTTCCTCTTTAGGGTATCTGGAGCTGTATTCATGGTGTACACATTGAGATGAAGAAGCCTCCAGAGTTGGATTTCAGTCCTCAGGCCAACATGCTGCACCTGCTGAAATCTGCCAAAGAGATTACCACCTTAGGGGTAACCTCACCTAAACGACCTGTCGCTAGTCTCCTCCCTCATACCCCAGGGATCCTGGAACTTATGAACAAAGGCAACAACCTTTGTCCAAAAGACACTGTCTACAGCAATGCCAGCACCATGCTTTCCAACCGCCACAAAGAGCCTCTCAACAATGCCCTTTTGCCTGGACAGCGTGCTCTCAGTCTTGCGGATGCCCAGCCTCCTGACAATAACCCAGTACTTGCTAATGAACCAGGGCGACCACCTGCGTCCAAGTCCCGTGCACTCTGGAAGAAGTCAGTTGAAACACTACGGCAGGCCCCAGGACCTCAGAGTGATTCCCCGCCCCCTGCTGCTCCACCTATCGAGCCTCGTGCCACGATGAAGAGCCAGAGATACTTGCCCGAAGATCCTCAAGCACGATCTGACATATCTGATTGTTCTGGCCGTGTGGATCTGCAGAAGCAGCACAAGGTCAAAGAGACGCTACGGAAGCGTAACCGACTGCCGCGGGACTTGAGTGATGTGGAACTTTCGACACTGCGCAGCCAAGCCAGCCAACAGAGCAACCACAGCGGGCAGATCTACTCTCAGAGCAGTCAGGGCAGTCAGATCTACACCATCGACTCCATCGACCAAGATCATGGAATGCACTACCCCGACATATTCAGCGAGCACAGGGACAACAAGCATCGACCTCCCTCCTCGTCTGAACAACAGCCAATCCTGCAGCTGAATAGCAACCTGCTCACTCAGGTTCATGAGCCGGATGTCATGCAGACTGCCACTGCTGCTACGAAGGAGAAGAAGTACAACACATACGGCAAGCCTGGCGTGGCCAGTGTCACCTCCGCCGCTCCTGGTTCAGTCCAAGACCATCGGCAGACCCACTGCCGTAGCTGCCTGTCAAAAGTGACCAGCTACTCTGGGCTTTACACTGTGCGGTCCCCTCAGTACCGCTGCGATGCCTGTCTGCACTCTGGCAACCTGTATGACATCAGCGAGGACCAGTTCCTCCACCCTGATGTGGGTCTCGGTATCATTCGTGGCGGAAGTGTAGATAGGAACTTCTCCGCTTTTCTGCCACAGCCTGATGCTTCCTTCACTGCTTATCTTCCCCAGAGCGACCAAGAGGGCGAAGGGCTTATCAGCCACTATCAGAACGAAGATGTTATCATCCGTCGGCAGCATTCCTACGAGAATCTACCCCAGAAGAACTCATCCCGTCGGGTCAGCCTTCAGGACAGTGCTCCTTACGCCAACATGCCCACTTCCACCCTGATCCCGGACAAGGCCCCAAAGAGCCAGCCCACACACCTTAACCACACCCTCGCTGGAGTGGGGGTGAGTGGGCTCGGCATTGGCCGGCGTAGCAAGTCGATGTACCCGGCCCGTCCGACGGACAACCCTTTCTTGCAGACGCTCCGCGACGACCAACGCCTGGCGCACGGCCACAGCGCCACGGACATTTACAAACAACTGGTGCCGCTCACATTAGGTCAGGTGACCGATGGCAAGGGGCTCGGCATGGGGGTGGCAACCCCTGACCTCTTTTACCCCGAGCATGTCATGCCTTATGTAGCCCCTCCCCCCATCGGCACATACCCTGCCCCCAGAGCAATGAGCGCCGGTGGAGCCCGGCGCGTCTACAAGAGGATGCCCAGCATTGAGTCTGATGTCTGAAGAAACGAGAAAGACTGAGTGACACTGAAACTCTGAACTCTAAGACGGACACCTGTGGGAAGGTCCACGCGGATACTGATTAATATCGAAGATAGCAAAGCTTTACGACTAAGCGGGAATATAAAAGGGTGGAATATATTTTGTTTCCTGCTCTTGGACAAACCTCTCAAAGCTCAACACTTCACATCAGGTCCTCCCCTCTAGACGAGCGGCAGCTCTCTGTCTTCCACATAAACACCGAAGACGGCAGCACATGCAGACCGGACATTGACCGTGCCGTAGAGAGGAAGTGCAACAAAAGCTGCTGGGAATCACGGGGCAGCTCCAAAGAGTTTCCCTCTCCCTCAACAAATGATCTACCAAAAAACACAGTCCcacatacagatatacacacagatAACCCTAAATAAGTGAAGTAATGCGTTTATTAAATATGACGCAAAAATATGATACAAATGAAACAAGGAAAGtccaaataattatattaataaacatatctaataacacaaatatgaaaacaacaaaaacaaaagttATAAATGTGTCTCTGATGTGCACAACCAAAAAGTATTTGACtaacaaagataaagataaaaatcgATAAGATGATATGATAAAATCTTGGCAAGTTATCAACCCAACAGAAGGGAGAACCACAGAAATCATGAAAAGAAGTCAGTTTCAGGTTTCAGAATAGTGGAAATTGTTGTTAGGGTTAGGTCAAACTCAAACTCGACAACACGTACTACCTAATAATGACTGAACTACTGTCTATTTATTTTTGGGGCGTAGAACAGGAGGGACACTTGGTGTAATTGGGGCCAAACACCACATTAGTTTAGCGTCACACATTTAAAGGTCAAGATTAAAAGTGTAAGACTTTATcgttctcctcctccttctccaccACCCTCCTTACCTGCATGCCAAACGTAAGCAGGGAGACACTGTTCTTCTCTGAGCCACCAGTGTTGGGCGCACTACAACCACACACGACTTCTAAATTTTATTAGAGTGAGCTTATTTCTATAGTTGTCTAGACAGGtcatttttacacagttttatacACTGCCAAATATTTGAACAAGTGGTATGCCAAGCATGTGTACGGTATTGTACGGTTGCGGTACGAGAATATAGAAAGGGATGAAAGTCTCACACTGAAGTGGGAAGAAAAGCTCTGGAAATGGAAAACAGTGGAAAACTATATGCTGTGTGGTCACGCTGTTCTTCGAAGGGACTATTGAAAGATGCTGTAATCTAAGAGCCCAAACTAATGATGTCACATATTGCACTGCAGGACCACCGAAATATAAGAACTTCCTGTTTGCCTCTGATGCACAAACACATCACTTCCTGCAGAATTAAACCACACGCCCATACTTcactaatataatattttttttctttttttcagttgttttttcAAATATAATGGTCGTTCCAGCGATATGCACAATATCAGGTTGCAATATAATATTTATGTATGAAATTTCctagttttaatatgttttatttattagttcacTTCATTTATGAATTGTAATACAtgtgaaattaatttataaatgtgatttaattgcgtatgtataaaaaaaaaagaaaaaagataacaGCATGTTAATCTTCTCTATGGTCAGACTTTCAGAATtgttctttttaatttttgatgtgAATGGGAGTAAATGTTTACAGTGAATATGGAAATATGGATTCATCTCCAACGTGATTTTTGATTGTCATTTGAATACAAGCATAAAAGTGTCATATGGCGAAAAAGTGTCGAACTGGACCACATGTTTCTGCTGTGTTTTCAGTTGGTTGTGTGTGAAATCGAACGAGGTTAACATTTCAGGGTACATATCGGGCTTCAAAGCTCTAAGAAGAGTTCCTTTCCACTCATGATTTGAAAAtagacagtaataataataataaaaatgtaacaaaaaagttTCAAAGCATTAGAGATGTTTCTTCTAAAATGATTAGTTCTCTGAAGACCTGACTTCCCTTCAGGCTTGGGTTCAGTGCTGATAGTGCTGACAGTGAAAAAAGAATCCAAAGCCTAAACGTTTTTTCCCCCTGTATCAATACTTATTAATACCGCCTTTCACTGGGATTACTGCTGAAAGTATTTTagagtttgtctctaccagcatTGCACATCTGAGacaaacagctcaagctcagccaggttggatggagagcctCTGTGAACATCAGTTTTCATGTCTTACCACATAAATgttctaaatcattccactgtagctctggctgtatctttagggtcattgtcttgctggaagttCTTCttccaagtctcaagtcttttacagcctccaacaggttttcttccaggattgtcctgtatttaactccatccatcttcccatcaactctgaccagctttcctgtccctgctgaagaaaagcatccctacagcatgatgctgccaccaccatgtttcacagtggagatggtgtgttcaaggtgatgagcagtgttagtGTTCCACCACACATAGTGCTTTGCTTGTAGGCCAAAAAGTTCATGtttggtctcatctg
Protein-coding sequences here:
- the grin2ab gene encoding glutamate receptor ionotropic, NMDA 2A, which codes for MGVVVRLVVIIWVSFGWSRAAEKPPSLSVAVILGQTRGVPDSALRPARGVSAPLDVSVLGVQVNQTDPGSMLTHLCELMSRQRLHGLVYGDGTDQEAVAQMLDFVSSQTSMPILGIHGGSAMTMAEKDASSSFFQFGASLQQEALLMLAVMEEYDWHVFSVVTTKFPGYQEFISTIRVTVDHSFVRWDLQSVVTLEGVGEPEDRAHVQLKRIQSPVILLYCSKDEAEMVLVEAKSLGLTGAGYVWMVPSLTTGNPERTPETFPSGMISVAYDEWDYPLETRVRDAVGIFSSAAAAMFREQGRIPDGTVSCSGQSEKPEVPPSALRRYMMGVNLEGRDLSFMDDGYQVNPKLVVIVLNPDREWEKMGRWENHSLILKFPVWPRYNSFGDTDADENHLSIVTLEEKPFVIVDDVDILTGTCMRNSVPCRKHIKDNTTGGSYVKQCCKGFCIDILKKIARNVKFTYDLYLVTNGKHGKKINNVWNGMVGEVVYKKAVMAVGSLTINEERSEVIDFSVPFVETGISVMVSRSNGTVSPSAFLEPFSASVWVMMFVMLLIVTAIAVFLFEFISPLGFNRNLAQGKDPHGPSFTIGKAVWLLWGLVFNNSVPVQNPRGTTSKFIVSVWAFFAVIFLASYTANLAAFMIQEEFVDQVTGLSDRKFQSPYSFSPPFRFGTVPNGSTERNIRKNYPDMHQYMVKYHQTGVQDALVSLKTGKLDAFIYDAAVLNYMAGRDDGCKLVTIGSGYIFATTGYGIALQKGSYWKRLVDLAILGIIGDGEMEELEAQWLTGICHNEKNEVMSSQLDVDNMAGVFYMLAAAMALSLITFAWEHLFYWRLRYCFTGLCSGRPGLLFTISRGIWSCIHGVHIEMKKPPELDFSPQANMLHLLKSAKEITTLGVTSPKRPVASLLPHTPGILELMNKGNNLCPKDTVYSNASTMLSNRHKEPLNNALLPGQRALSLADAQPPDNNPVLANEPGRPPASKSRALWKKSVETLRQAPGPQSDSPPPAAPPIEPRATMKSQRYLPEDPQARSDISDCSGRVDLQKQHKVKETLRKRNRLPRDLSDVELSTLRSQASQQSNHSGQIYSQSSQGSQIYTIDSIDQDHGMHYPDIFSEHRDNKHRPPSSSEQQPILQLNSNLLTQVHEPDVMQTATAATKEKKYNTYGKPGVASVTSAAPGSVQDHRQTHCRSCLSKVTSYSGLYTVRSPQYRCDACLHSGNLYDISEDQFLHPDVGLGIIRGGSVDRNFSAFLPQPDASFTAYLPQSDQEGEGLISHYQNEDVIIRRQHSYENLPQKNSSRRVSLQDSAPYANMPTSTLIPDKAPKSQPTHLNHTLAGVGVSGLGIGRRSKSMYPARPTDNPFLQTLRDDQRLAHGHSATDIYKQLVPLTLGQVTDGKGLGMGVATPDLFYPEHVMPYVAPPPIGTYPAPRAMSAGGARRVYKRMPSIESDV